A genomic region of Saccopteryx bilineata isolate mSacBil1 chromosome 1, mSacBil1_pri_phased_curated, whole genome shotgun sequence contains the following coding sequences:
- the LOC136329488 gene encoding keratin, type II cuticular Hb6, whose product MACGSYCAGSTFSCASTCGPRPGRCCITAAPYRGLSCYRGLPGTFGSQSMCGGFRSGSCGRSFGYRSGGVCGPSPPCITTVSVNESLLTPLNLEIDPNAQCVKHEEKEQIKCLNSRFAAFIDKVRFLEQQNKLLETKWQFYQNRKCCESNLEPLFEGYMETLRREAECAEADSGRLASELNHVQEVMEGYKKKYEEEVSLRATAENEFVALKKDVDCAYLRKSDLEANAEALTQEIDFLRRLYEEEIRVLHAHISDTSVIVKMDNSRDLNMDCVIAEIKAQYDDIASRSRAEAESWYRSKCEEMKATVIRHGETLRRTKEEINELNRMVQRLTAEVENAKCQNTKLETAVTQAEQQGETAVSDARCKLAELEAALQKAKQDMACLLKEYQEVMNSKLGLDIEIATYRRLLEGEEHRLCEGVGSVNVCVSSSRGGVVCGDLCASGTAPAVTTSVCSAPC is encoded by the exons ATGGCTTGTGGATCATACTGTGCTGGTAGCACCTTCAGCTGCGCATCGACCTGCGGGCCCCGGCCCGGCCGCTGCTGCATCACCGCCGCCCCCTACCGCGGCCTCTCCTGCTACCGCGGCCTCCCCGGGACCTTTGGCAGCCAGAGCATGTGCGGGGGCTTCCGCTCCGGCTCCTGCGGCCGCAGCTTCGGGTACCGCTCCGGCGGCGTGTGCGGACCCAGCCCGCCCTGCATCACCACCGTGTCGGTCAACGAGagcctcctcacccccctcaacCTGGAGATCGACCCCAACGCGCAGTGCGTGAAGCATGAGGAGAAGGAGCAGATCAAGTGTCTCAACAGCAGGTTCGCTGCCTTCATCGACAAG GTGCGCTTCCTGGAGCAGCAGAACAAGCTGCTGGAGACCAAGTGGCAGTTCTACCAGAACCGCAAGTGCTGCGAGAGCAACCTGGAGCCACTGTTCGAGGGCTACATGGAGACGCTGAGGAGGGAGGCCGAGTGTGCGGAGGCCGACAGCGGGAGGCTGGCCTCAGAGCTCAACCACGTGCAGGAGGTGATGGAGGGCTACAAGAAGAa GTACGAGGAGGAAGTTTCTCTGAGAGCAACAGCTGAGAATGAGTTTGTGGCTCTGAAGAAG GACGTGGACTGCGCCTACCTCCGCAAGTCAGACCTGGAGGCCAACGCAGAGGCCCTGACCCAGGAGATCGACTTCCTGCGGCGACTGTATGAGGAG GAAATCCGCGTCCTCCATGCTCACATCTCAGACACCTCGGTCATCGTCAAGATGGACAACAGCCGAGACCTGAACATGGACTGCGTCATTGCCGAGATCAAGGCCCAGTATGACGACATCGCCAGCCGCAGCCGGGCCGAGGCCGAGTCCTGGTACCGCAGCAAG TGCGAGGAGATGAAGGCCACAGTGATCCGTCACGGGGAGACCCTGCGCCGCACCAAGGAGGAGATCAACGAGCTGAACCGCATGGTGCAGAGGCTGACCGCCGAGGTTGAGAACGCCAAGTGCCAG AACACCAAGCTGGAGACTGCAGTGACCCAGGCTGAGCAGCAGGGCGAGACGGCCGTCAGCGATGCGCGCTGCAAGCTGGCTGAGCTGGAGGCCGCCCTGCAGAAGGCCAAGCAGGACATGGCCTGCCTGCTCAAGGAGTACCAGGAGGTGATGAACTCCAAGCTGGGCTTGGACATCGAGATCGCCACCTACAGGCGCCTGCTGGAGGGCGAGGAGCACAG